The DNA sequence CGTCGTGCAGGTCTCGGCCCTGCTCGGCGCCCTCGCGTGGGCGTGGCCGACCGACCGCTTCGGCCCGCGGCGGGTGGTGATGATCACACTCTGCCAGTGGGCCGCGGTGGTGGTGGCGGCTTACTTCATCGAGACCCAGGCGCAGTTCTGGGGGCTCGCGGTGGTGGCCGGCACCGGGCTCGGCGCGGTCCAGGCCGCCAGCCGCGCGTTCCTGGCCCGCCTCGCTCCCCGCGGGATGGAGGCCGAGCTGTTCGGCTTCTACTCGCTCTGCGGCAAGA is a window from the Candidatus Methylomirabilota bacterium genome containing:
- a CDS encoding MFS transporter — translated: VVQVSALLGALAWAWPTDRFGPRRVVMITLCQWAAVVVAAYFIETQAQFWGLAVVAGTGLGAVQAASRAFLARLAPRGMEAELFGFYSLCGKSAAVMGPLVFGTVSHAAGGNQRAGILAVGSFFVIGLLLLSRVKQGGPRLPHESDEPHI